In Seriola aureovittata isolate HTS-2021-v1 ecotype China chromosome 17, ASM2101889v1, whole genome shotgun sequence, a genomic segment contains:
- the LOC130184694 gene encoding GTPase IMAP family member 9-like, with translation MPGPEQKDGEEEVKPRRIMLLGKSGAGKSSSGNTILGKQAFKSDMKLTRVTRHCEKGDVEVEEVPVTVIDTPGLFEKDGDQKEITGKILQSVRFLEPGPHAFVYVVPLGRLTQEDQNTISLIQTMFGPRVWDYTIVLFTHGDRLQGKTINDIITESDDNLRNFIRKCSGGFHVFNNKNPEDLDQVTGFMAKIQTLVALNGGKHYNKKLYPTKERNIRERQERILKEKEKEITNTEKQLEQHYKGEELEEMRKDLWRKEEAAARLAAEKQGIYVVLSLLVLAVVVLITGLAVCSEAAVGLIVVIITWIFFKGFPTFFRKIPSFRSILNKIS, from the exons ATGCCTGGTCCAGAACAAAAGGATGGGGAAGAAG AGGTAAAGCCCCGGAGGATCATGCTTCTTGGGAAGAGTGGAGCAGGCAAGAGCTCGAGCGGGAACACGATCCTCGGTAAACAGGCGTTTAAATCAGACATGAAGCTGACGAGAGTCACTCGACATTGTGAAAAGGGTGATGTGGAAGTTGAGGAAGTGCCTGTTACTGTGATCGACACACCAGGGCTTTTTGAGAAAGATGGTGACCAGAAGGAAATAACTGGAAAGATTCTGCAGTCTGTCAGATTCCTTGAACCAGGACCTCACGCCTTCGTATATGTAGTCCCATTAGGAAGGCTGACTCAGGAAGATCAAAATACCATCTCTCTGATCCAAACAATGTTTGGCCCGAGAGTGTGGGACTACACCATTGTGCTGTTCACCCACGGGGATCGTCTGCaaggaaaaacaataaatgacatcatcaccgAGAGTGATGACAACCTCCGCAACTTCATACGTAAGTGTAGTGGCGGCTTCCATgtcttcaacaacaaaaacccaGAGGACCTGGACCAGGTGACCGGCTTCATGGCAAAGATCCAGACCCTGGTCGCCCTGAATGGAGGgaaacattacaacaaaaagCTGTATCCCACAaaagagaggaacatcagggaaagacaggagagaatcctgaaggagaaagaaaaggaaatcacCAACACGgagaagcagctggagcagcatTACAAgggggaggagctggaggaaatgaggaaggatctgtggagaaaagaggaggcagcagcaagACTGGCTGCAGAGAAGCAGGGCATATACGTGGTCCTGTCACTGTTAGTGCTAGCAGTGGTTGTGCTGATCACTGGTTTAGCTGTTTGTTCGGAAGCAGCTGTGGGGCTGATTGTGGTAATAATCACTTGGATTTTCTTTAAGGGTTTTccaacatttttcagaaaaatacCTAGCTTTCGAAGTATACTGAATAAGATCTCTTAG
- the LOC130184693 gene encoding deformed epidermal autoregulatory factor 1-like isoform X1, giving the protein MLWACLLLRVSHSFPVLRGSRDDRMKTRNRIISDDEEEREKENNGGGRRNNQRKRKRISYIEDHYADEGGREEDEEDNEQLGPSAQSTRHQRAQVNRMHVTCGGKEGILDVEKLGRSEDCIQCESHWFSPSAFEDFAGKGFWKKWKSTIFHKDKPLQTLFEKGILTTQGYNRRRTDTTKPKNFLLSISDSESSSEVIEIQSEEELEDDDVLDEDWVPSREELVPELEKGEEEEEEEEGADGGEAEDEDVPAVTDNGKANNVFEEMETHLILSTSARSALQPAVVVLKRLRKTESDRQSSCTQHSQESWCQPLEEGTQSEEEREHDGSAIDDVYTTANIQTDTCQMSGIQEERSKRDKGKDGQTEIKTETGNSPRSASATSSKPDTVNKPVDTPSISGHTANASVTGTQTGFASDMIKHCGKKEEEQKRKEHLDTSSSEADVQPSATVNVRDATSNTTTTQDESTEATRDSTKPQRAPVDDPGHTGATTCGRDEAQLQVMNQDTRDPQTARASDTEGGPSSRRSASINLDTLDLDQLKREKIKMQMKVLKLQEEYYTLKIQEFRK; this is encoded by the exons ATGTTGTGGGCGTGTCTGCTGCTCAGAgtttcacattcatttcctgtgttAAGGGGCAGCAGAG aCGACAGAATGAAGACGAGAAATAGAATCATTAGTGATGacgaagaagaaagagaaaaagaaaacaacggCGGGGGCAGGAGAAATAaccagaggaaaagaaagagaatcaGTTACATTGAAGATCATTATGCTGATGAAGGAGGtagggaggaagatgaggaagacaACGAGCAGCTGGGCCCATCTGCCCAGAGCACCCGACACCAAAGGGCGCAAGTAAATC GCATGCATGTGACCTGTGGAGGCAAAGAGGGCATCCTGGACGTAGAGAAGCTGGGCAGGA GTGAGGACTGTATTCAGTGTGAAAGCCACTGGTTTTCTCCGTCTGCCTTCGAGGACTTTGCAGGTAAAGGCTTCtggaaaaaatggaaatcaACCATTTTCCATAAAGACAAACCTCTGCAAACTTTGTTTGAG AAAGGAATATTAACCACTCAGGGATACAACAGGAGAAGAACTGACACCACGAAG CCCAAGAATTTCCTGTTGTCGATTTCAGATTCAGAAAGCTCCTCTGAAG TAATAGAAATACAATCTGAAGAAGAATTGGAGGACGATGATGTTCTAGACGAAGACTGGGTTCCGAGCAGGGAAGAACTGGTGCCGGAGCtagagaagggagaggaagaggaggaagaggaggaaggggctGATGGAGGAGAAGCTGAAGATGAGGACGTGCCAGCTGTGACTGATAACGGCAAAGCCAACAATGTTTTTGAAG AAATGGAAACACATTTGATCCTTTCAACATCTGCGAGAAGTGCTCTGCAGCCAGCTGTGGTTGTCCTGAAGAGGCTCAGAAAG ACCGAGAGTGACCGACAGTCCAGCTGCACACAGCATTCACAAG AGAGTTGGTGTCAGCCGCTGGAAGAGGGAacacagagtgaagaggagagagagcacgACGGTTCAGCAATAGACGACGTTTACACCACAGCAAACATACAAACCGACACCTGCCAGATGTCAGGTATTCAGGAAGAAAGAAGTAAAAGAGATAAAGGaaaagatggacagacagaaatCAAGACTGAAACGGGAAATTCTCCGAGATCTGCATCAGCTACTTCGTCCAAACCTGACACCGTTAATAAACCTGTAGACACTCCATCCATCAGCGGCCACACTGCCAACGCCTCCGTCACTGGGACACAAACAGGTTTTGCTAGCGACATGATAA AGCATTGTgggaaaaaggaggaagaacagaagagaaaagagcaTCTTGACACGTCAAGCTCTGAAGCCGACGTTCAACCCTCTGCAACTGTAAACGTCCGAGACGCAACCTCAAACACAACGACCACACAGGACGAAAGCACAGAAGCAACGA GAGATTCCACTAAACCTCAGAGAGCGCCGGTTGATGACCCGGGACACACAGGTGCCACAACCTGCGGCCGTGATGAGGCACAATTACAAGTGATGAATCAAGACACAAG AGATCCGCAAACAGCCCGAGCCTCGGACACGGAGGGGGGTCCGTCCTCTAGACGCTCCGCTAGCATTAATCTGGACACACTGGATCTTGATCAATTAAAgcgagagaaaataaaaatgcaaatgaaagtTTTAAAACTACAAGAGGAATATTACACTCTGAAAATTCAGGAATTTAGAAAGTAA
- the LOC130184693 gene encoding deformed epidermal autoregulatory factor 1-like isoform X2, which translates to MLWACLLLRVSHSFPVLRGSRDDRMKTRNRIISDDEEEREKENNGGGRRNNQRKRKRISYIEDHYADEGGREEDEEDNEQLGPSAQSTRHQRAQVNRMHVTCGGKEGILDVEKLGRSEDCIQCESHWFSPSAFEDFAGKGFWKKWKSTIFHKDKPLQTLFEKGILTTQGYNRRRTDTTKPKNFLLSISDSESSSEVIEIQSEEELEDDDVLDEDWVPSREELVPELEKGEEEEEEEEGADGGEAEDEDVPAVTDNGKANNVFEEMETHLILSTSARSALQPAVVVLKRLRKTESDRQSSCTQHSQESWCQPLEEGTQSEEEREHDGSAIDDVYTTANIQTDTCQMSGIQEERSKRDKGKDGQTEIKTETGNSPRSASATSSKPDTVNKPVDTPSISGHTANASVTGTQTAEHCGKKEEEQKRKEHLDTSSSEADVQPSATVNVRDATSNTTTTQDESTEATRDSTKPQRAPVDDPGHTGATTCGRDEAQLQVMNQDTRDPQTARASDTEGGPSSRRSASINLDTLDLDQLKREKIKMQMKVLKLQEEYYTLKIQEFRK; encoded by the exons ATGTTGTGGGCGTGTCTGCTGCTCAGAgtttcacattcatttcctgtgttAAGGGGCAGCAGAG aCGACAGAATGAAGACGAGAAATAGAATCATTAGTGATGacgaagaagaaagagaaaaagaaaacaacggCGGGGGCAGGAGAAATAaccagaggaaaagaaagagaatcaGTTACATTGAAGATCATTATGCTGATGAAGGAGGtagggaggaagatgaggaagacaACGAGCAGCTGGGCCCATCTGCCCAGAGCACCCGACACCAAAGGGCGCAAGTAAATC GCATGCATGTGACCTGTGGAGGCAAAGAGGGCATCCTGGACGTAGAGAAGCTGGGCAGGA GTGAGGACTGTATTCAGTGTGAAAGCCACTGGTTTTCTCCGTCTGCCTTCGAGGACTTTGCAGGTAAAGGCTTCtggaaaaaatggaaatcaACCATTTTCCATAAAGACAAACCTCTGCAAACTTTGTTTGAG AAAGGAATATTAACCACTCAGGGATACAACAGGAGAAGAACTGACACCACGAAG CCCAAGAATTTCCTGTTGTCGATTTCAGATTCAGAAAGCTCCTCTGAAG TAATAGAAATACAATCTGAAGAAGAATTGGAGGACGATGATGTTCTAGACGAAGACTGGGTTCCGAGCAGGGAAGAACTGGTGCCGGAGCtagagaagggagaggaagaggaggaagaggaggaaggggctGATGGAGGAGAAGCTGAAGATGAGGACGTGCCAGCTGTGACTGATAACGGCAAAGCCAACAATGTTTTTGAAG AAATGGAAACACATTTGATCCTTTCAACATCTGCGAGAAGTGCTCTGCAGCCAGCTGTGGTTGTCCTGAAGAGGCTCAGAAAG ACCGAGAGTGACCGACAGTCCAGCTGCACACAGCATTCACAAG AGAGTTGGTGTCAGCCGCTGGAAGAGGGAacacagagtgaagaggagagagagcacgACGGTTCAGCAATAGACGACGTTTACACCACAGCAAACATACAAACCGACACCTGCCAGATGTCAGGTATTCAGGAAGAAAGAAGTAAAAGAGATAAAGGaaaagatggacagacagaaatCAAGACTGAAACGGGAAATTCTCCGAGATCTGCATCAGCTACTTCGTCCAAACCTGACACCGTTAATAAACCTGTAGACACTCCATCCATCAGCGGCCACACTGCCAACGCCTCCGTCACTGGGACACAAACAG CAGAGCATTGTgggaaaaaggaggaagaacagaagagaaaagagcaTCTTGACACGTCAAGCTCTGAAGCCGACGTTCAACCCTCTGCAACTGTAAACGTCCGAGACGCAACCTCAAACACAACGACCACACAGGACGAAAGCACAGAAGCAACGA GAGATTCCACTAAACCTCAGAGAGCGCCGGTTGATGACCCGGGACACACAGGTGCCACAACCTGCGGCCGTGATGAGGCACAATTACAAGTGATGAATCAAGACACAAG AGATCCGCAAACAGCCCGAGCCTCGGACACGGAGGGGGGTCCGTCCTCTAGACGCTCCGCTAGCATTAATCTGGACACACTGGATCTTGATCAATTAAAgcgagagaaaataaaaatgcaaatgaaagtTTTAAAACTACAAGAGGAATATTACACTCTGAAAATTCAGGAATTTAGAAAGTAA
- the LOC130184693 gene encoding deformed epidermal autoregulatory factor 1-like isoform X3 — protein sequence MLWACLLLRVSHSFPVLRGSRDDRMKTRNRIISDDEEEREKENNGGGRRNNQRKRKRISYIEDHYADEGGREEDEEDNEQLGPSAQSTRHQRAQVNRMHVTCGGKEGILDVEKLGRSEDCIQCESHWFSPSAFEDFAGKGFWKKWKSTIFHKDKPLQTLFEKGILTTQGYNRRRTDTTKPKNFLLSISDSESSSEVIEIQSEEELEDDDVLDEDWVPSREELVPELEKGEEEEEEEEGADGGEAEDEDVPAVTDNGKANNVFEEMETHLILSTSARSALQPAVVVLKRLRKTESDRQSSCTQHSQESWCQPLEEGTQSEEEREHDGSAIDDVYTTANIQTDTCQMSGIQEERSKRDKGKDGQTEIKTETGNSPRSASATSSKPDTVNKPVDTPSISGHTANASVTGTQTEHCGKKEEEQKRKEHLDTSSSEADVQPSATVNVRDATSNTTTTQDESTEATRDSTKPQRAPVDDPGHTGATTCGRDEAQLQVMNQDTRDPQTARASDTEGGPSSRRSASINLDTLDLDQLKREKIKMQMKVLKLQEEYYTLKIQEFRK from the exons ATGTTGTGGGCGTGTCTGCTGCTCAGAgtttcacattcatttcctgtgttAAGGGGCAGCAGAG aCGACAGAATGAAGACGAGAAATAGAATCATTAGTGATGacgaagaagaaagagaaaaagaaaacaacggCGGGGGCAGGAGAAATAaccagaggaaaagaaagagaatcaGTTACATTGAAGATCATTATGCTGATGAAGGAGGtagggaggaagatgaggaagacaACGAGCAGCTGGGCCCATCTGCCCAGAGCACCCGACACCAAAGGGCGCAAGTAAATC GCATGCATGTGACCTGTGGAGGCAAAGAGGGCATCCTGGACGTAGAGAAGCTGGGCAGGA GTGAGGACTGTATTCAGTGTGAAAGCCACTGGTTTTCTCCGTCTGCCTTCGAGGACTTTGCAGGTAAAGGCTTCtggaaaaaatggaaatcaACCATTTTCCATAAAGACAAACCTCTGCAAACTTTGTTTGAG AAAGGAATATTAACCACTCAGGGATACAACAGGAGAAGAACTGACACCACGAAG CCCAAGAATTTCCTGTTGTCGATTTCAGATTCAGAAAGCTCCTCTGAAG TAATAGAAATACAATCTGAAGAAGAATTGGAGGACGATGATGTTCTAGACGAAGACTGGGTTCCGAGCAGGGAAGAACTGGTGCCGGAGCtagagaagggagaggaagaggaggaagaggaggaaggggctGATGGAGGAGAAGCTGAAGATGAGGACGTGCCAGCTGTGACTGATAACGGCAAAGCCAACAATGTTTTTGAAG AAATGGAAACACATTTGATCCTTTCAACATCTGCGAGAAGTGCTCTGCAGCCAGCTGTGGTTGTCCTGAAGAGGCTCAGAAAG ACCGAGAGTGACCGACAGTCCAGCTGCACACAGCATTCACAAG AGAGTTGGTGTCAGCCGCTGGAAGAGGGAacacagagtgaagaggagagagagcacgACGGTTCAGCAATAGACGACGTTTACACCACAGCAAACATACAAACCGACACCTGCCAGATGTCAGGTATTCAGGAAGAAAGAAGTAAAAGAGATAAAGGaaaagatggacagacagaaatCAAGACTGAAACGGGAAATTCTCCGAGATCTGCATCAGCTACTTCGTCCAAACCTGACACCGTTAATAAACCTGTAGACACTCCATCCATCAGCGGCCACACTGCCAACGCCTCCGTCACTGGGACACAAACAG AGCATTGTgggaaaaaggaggaagaacagaagagaaaagagcaTCTTGACACGTCAAGCTCTGAAGCCGACGTTCAACCCTCTGCAACTGTAAACGTCCGAGACGCAACCTCAAACACAACGACCACACAGGACGAAAGCACAGAAGCAACGA GAGATTCCACTAAACCTCAGAGAGCGCCGGTTGATGACCCGGGACACACAGGTGCCACAACCTGCGGCCGTGATGAGGCACAATTACAAGTGATGAATCAAGACACAAG AGATCCGCAAACAGCCCGAGCCTCGGACACGGAGGGGGGTCCGTCCTCTAGACGCTCCGCTAGCATTAATCTGGACACACTGGATCTTGATCAATTAAAgcgagagaaaataaaaatgcaaatgaaagtTTTAAAACTACAAGAGGAATATTACACTCTGAAAATTCAGGAATTTAGAAAGTAA